The following nucleotide sequence is from Tachyglossus aculeatus isolate mTacAcu1 chromosome 11, mTacAcu1.pri, whole genome shotgun sequence.
tttattgagcacttactgtgtgcagagcactgtactaagcgcttgggaagtacaagttggcaacatatacagtccctacccaacagtgggctcacagtctaaaagggggagacagagaacaaaaccaaacgtactaacaagataaaataaatagaatagatatgtacaagtaagataaatagagtaataaatgtgtacaaacatatatcaatcaatcaatcgtatttattgagcgcttactgtgtgcagagcactgtactaagcacttgggaagtacaagttggcaacatctagagacggtccctacccaacagtgggctcacagtctaaaagggggagacagagaacaaaaccaaacgtactaacaagataaaataaatagaatagatatcatcatcatcaatcatatttattgagcacttactgtgtgcacagcactgtactaagcgcttgggaagtacaagttggcagcatctagagacagtccctacccaacagtgggctcacagtctaaaagggggagacagagaacaaaaccaaacgtactaacaagataaaataaatagaatagatatcatcatcatcaatcatatttattgagcacttactgtgtgcacagcactgtactaagcgcttgggaagtacaagttggcagcatctagagacagtccctacccaacagtgggctcacagtataaaagggggagacagagaacaaaacccaacgtactaacaagataaaataaatagaatagatatgtacaagtaagataaataaataaatagagtaataaataggtacaaacatatatcaatcaatcaatcgtatttattgagcgcttactgtgtgcagagcactgtactaagcacttgggaagtccaagttggcaacatatagagacagtccctacccaacagtgggctcacagtctaaaagtgggagacagagaacaaaaccaaacatactaacaagatgaaaaaaatagaatagatatgtacaagtaagatagagtaataaatatgtacaaacatatatcaatcaatcagtcgtatttattgagtgcttactgtgtgcagagcactgtactaagctcttgggaagtccaagttggcaacatctagagacagtccctacccaacagtgggctcacagtctaaaagggggagacagagaacaaaaccaaacatactaacaagataaaataaatagaatagatatcatcatcatcaatcgtatttattgagcgcttactgtgtgcagagcactgtactaagcgcttgggaagtccaagttggcaacagatagagacagtccctacccaacagtgggctcacagtctaaaagggggagacagagaacaaaacccaacatactaacaagataaaataaatagaatagatatgtacaagataaataaatagagtaataaatatgtacaaacatatatcaatcagtcatatttattgagcatttactgtgtgcagagcactgtactaagcgcttgggaagtacaagttggcaacatctagagacagtccctacccaacagtgggctcacagtctaaaagggggagacagagaacaaaacccaacatactaacaagataaaataaatagaatagatatgcacaagtaagataaataaatagagtaataaatctgtacaaacatatatacaggttcttttagactgtgagcccactgttgggtagggactgtctctatgtgacgccaatttgtacttcccaagcgcttagtacagtgctctgcacatagtaagcgctcaataaatacgattgattgattgattgattgtggggaagggaaggaggtaagaactgtctctatatgttgccaacttgtacttcatcatcatcatcaatcgtatttattgagcgcttactgtgtgcagagcaatatgtgcagagcacttcccaagcgcttactccagtgctctgcccacggtaagcgctcactaaatacgatcgattgattgattgattgatcgattgattgattgattgtccctgctGCGATTCCAGAACAACCTGGACATGAGCGAGTTCACCAACTACATGGACGGCAACAACTTCAGCGAGGTGCCCCCGCTCCTCTCGGGCGAGTTCGTGTGCCCCCAGGAGGTCGGGGGCCGGGACCCCCTGGGCCCCTTCAAGGCGGCGTTCGTCCCGGCGGCCTACACGCTGGTCTTCCTCCTGGGCACGGCGGGCAACACCCTGGTCCTGGTGGTCCTGGAGCGGCACCGGCGGGCCCGCAGCTCCACCGAGACCTTCCTGCTCCACCTGGCCGTGGCCGACCTCCTGCTGGGGCTGACCCTGCCCTTCGCCGTGGCCGAGGGGGCCGCCGGCTGGATCTTCGGCCTGGCCCTCTGCAAGCTGGTGAGCTCCGTGCACAAAGTCAACTTCTACTGCTCCAGCCTGCTGCTGGCCTGCATCGCCGTGGACCGCTACCTGGCCGTAGTGCACACGGTCCACGCCTACCGCCGGCGCCAGCACCGCTTCTCCGTCCACGCCACCTGCGGGGCCGtctggctcctctgcctcctctgcgCCCTCCCCGAGCTGCTGGTGGTGGAGGTCGGCCCCGCGGGGGCCAACGGGACCCTCCTGTGCAGCTTCCCGGCCCACCTGGGCCTGCTGGGCAGCGACGTGCGCCTGGCCTCCCGCTTCCTCTACCACGTGGGCGGCTTCTTCCTCCCCGTGGCCGTCATGGGCTGGTGCTACGCGGCCATCGTGCGCTCCCTGTGCCGGGCCCAGCGCCGGCCCCAGCGGCAGAAGGCCATCAAGGTGGCCATCGCCGTCACGGCCATCTTCTTCCTCTGCTGGTCCCCCTACCACGTGGTCATCTTCCTGGACACCCTGGTCAAGCTGGAGGCCGTGAGCCGGTCCTGCCGGCTGGACCGCCGGCTGGGCGCCGCCATCACCGTCTGCGAGTTCCTCGGCCTGGCCCACTGCTGCCTCAACCCCCTGGTCTACGCCTTCGTGGGCGTCAAGTTCCGCAGCGACCTGCTGCGCCTTCTGGCCGACCTGGGCTGCGTGGGGCCCAAGCGGCTCCGCCGCCTCCTGCCCAGCGGGCACCGGGCCAGCAGCTCCGAGTCCGACAACGCCACGTCCCTCACCACCTTCTAGGCCCCGGCCTCCCTCGCGtccaccgccccccgccctccccgaggCTCCGGGCCCGTCGGGGCCGGGACGGCCGACGGGGTGCCCGGGCCAGAGTGGGGGGCTCCGCCGGTGGGGGACCCGCTCCCCGACGGTCGCCAGAGCCGCGTATAGTcgcagcctcccctccccccgtcccccgtcctcTGGCCGGCCACTTGTGGCCCCGGGGGTTTTCTCGGCAAACAGGAAGCTTGGGCTGACCCAGATCGGCTTCCCAGAAACCACGACTCCCCCcgatccccaccccagccccacatccctccccgccacccccaaccAGGGCAGAGCAGTGGGGAGAAGGCCAAGGTGTTTGTGAGCCCCCAAATAATGATAccggcggtatctgttaagcgcttaccatgtgcgaagcaccgttctaagcgccggggaggtcacaaggcgatcgggttgtcccatggggggctcgcagtttcaatccccgtgttccagatgagggaactgaggcccggagcagtgaagcgactcgcccgaagtcacccagctgacagttggcggagccgggatttgaacccacggcctcggactccgaagcccgggctctttccactgagccacgctgctggagctGGGCACCGACGGGTCTGGTCCTCCCACTGGCCAGTCAGAAGGGACCCTGGGGCAGAGGAGGGCCGAGCCCCGCTCAGGATGaagcccaatcgatcaatcaatccgtcagggatctttgctgagtgcttactgtgtggagagcactgtactgagcgctcgggagagtccgatccaacagaattagcaggcaggttCCGTGTCCACCGTGAGCTTACGGGCCAGGGCTGCCCCCGGTGATTCCTCGGCTTGGGCCGGGTCACGGGGAGGACGAGGGAGCGGAGTCCCGCCGGTCACCACAGGAAGagacagaagcccagagaggccAAGGAAACAGAAGCCGTAGTTGACGGGGATTTTCAAAGGTCACCTCGTCCAGCCCCCCGTAGTCCGGCCGCTCATGGTCCCGGGACCccattttgttactatgcttggttttgttctctttttcccccttttagactgtgagcccaatgttgggtagggaccgtctctagatgttgccaatttgtacttcgcaagtgcttagtacagtgctctgcacatagtaagcgctcaataaaatacgattgatgatgatgatgaaaggtgtGGAGTTAAGTCCGCGGGCCCCGACGGCCGGGCACCGGGTGAACGCCCCCCAGAacgcctccaccctctccccccaagGGGTTCGGCCTGTCGGGAGGAAGCAGCCGCGGTGGGGGAAGTTCTGTCCATCCTTCCCCCCTAACCACCCCCTCGCCCCGGTCTCAAAGAGAGCAGCACTCGCTTGGAACCAGAGGAAACCGCTTCTCGGTTGGTCGGTGCCCAGGGGGCCCGGGGCCGCCCGGTGCCATCCCGGATCCGGACTCCGACGCCCCAGGACCTCACAACAAGACTTCACCGGCTCATGCCGATCCGGAGTTGGACCCCCCTATTCCCCCGCTCCCATGCCACGCTTCCCCAGCCCCAGAGGGCCCGGGTGTCCGGGCAAAGCCAAGGCCGCGGGCCCTGCCCCCAACCCGGTGGGCCCCCACGGACCCCGGGGCGAGCCGCCGGACACGAGACGCGGGCACGGGCTGGGTTTTGATTTCTTTTTAATAAAAAGGCACCTATAAAACAGGTCAATACAGTACAGCCAGCACAGAGACCCCCAGAACAAGCCTAAAAATTGTCTCAAAATAAAAACCGAGAGGATGTCTTCACatattgtatttatatatttatatttatatatatttatataatgatACAATGGGGGGGAGGCGTGGACACGGGGTGACATCACTGTGACTGGGAAGCTGGTTtgggggtgaggcagaggggagttGCGGGAAGGGGGGGCCGCTGGGAGGGGACCCCCTACCCCTTTGAGGGCAGAGGACACAAGTCCAGAAGAGAAGCGGGGAGCTGGGAGGCGGGCACCGGGCACACAAGCTGAGCAAAGAACCACGAGACACAAGACGGGCACAGCTCCAAGCTCCCGGGCGGTGGGCAAAGGgtggcggggtggtggggggagaagagatgcCCAGGCGTGGCACGGAGAGAGGGGCTCGCCCACCTCCTGGACCCTCCAGGATGGGTGGGAGGTGAGGAGTCCAACTCAGAGCCATAGGACTCAGGAGCCAAACTCCGACTCATCACAGACGAGATGGACCAGTAGCCGGCCTGCTCGGTTCCACCAGACCTTTTTCCCTTTCGTTAATCCTTGGCTGGGAACGGGGTGGaggcctccctcccccgccccagcaaCCCTCCTCACAAGAAGGAAGTGAGGAAAGGCAAACTTTCTTcgctggaaggggagggaaaggctgGGTATGGCTTTTAATCCCCTAGACACCCCCCACGCTCCCGGCCcccgctggggagagggcaagatgggTGAACGGGTagagctctggggctggggtggtcCCTGGCTTTGCCTTCCGATACGAGGAGCTGGGGACGGCAGGGAAGGGGGTCAGAGAAGGGACCCGGCCTGGCAGGGGTGACGGCAGGCCCGGGGAGTGGGGGGCACACCCATTTCAGCCACGCCGCCACCCCGGGAGCAGCGTGGCGGCTGCCGTCACCAGCACGGGGTGGCCGCCCGGGAGGAGCAGAAGCCAGTGGCAGGAGGGCACCCCCCACTCCCCGCGGCTGGCAGATGGAGAGGGCAGATGGGGGCAGAGAGGGTAGCGGGGCCCACCCCCTCTCgctgccccccacccaaccccacatccccacccctcttggctcctggaggagggaggggtcggAGGCCTGACGGCCCCGCGGGTGGCAGGGCCGGGGCCGCCCATCAGCCCCTAAACCCGAGAGGGCGGACGTGGGGTTGAGAGTCGGGGGTCCTTTTCATCCTTCGAGTCTCCTCTTAAAACACAGAAATACAGAACACTCATGAACCGGCACAAGCTCGGGGCTCTATTTACAGCACAGGCCAAGCCCACCCGCCCATCTTCCGccgcgggggtcggggggaaacgggaggaccCCCAAAccgagggaggggcgggagggagagacacagagaagacggAGCAACGGACCGACCGACGCGgggacggagagggagggagggccgggcgGCCAGCGGGACGGGGAAACGAGGACGGcggacacagagggagagggaagaggggacacGGTGGGTCCCGGGGGCTGGAAAGAAAGAGCAAATCCCCGCCTCGCCCCAACCCGTGACGGCACAAGTGGATCCCCCCAGCCCCGTCGCCACCCCCCACCGCCACCCGTGGgccgcccctgccccccggctAAAAAGGCAGGTTGGCCATGTTGCCCGGGCCGGGCAGATAACCCATCTGGCCGTCCAGGGAGACGCTCCGCTGGCGCAGGGGGTGGCTGACCATGAGGTTCTGCTGCGGGGGCGGGCCCAGGAGGGGACCCTGCGgggagagcatgggcccgggctgGGGGTACACCTCCCCGCCGCCCACTCCCCGCTGCTTCATCAGCATGAAATTCTGCTGCGCCATCAGCCCCTGGGGTGGCGACAGGACCCCCTGGTGCAGCAGGGCCTGCTGAGGGGGGCCCCCCGTCCTGCCCAGCATGGGCATCTGTCCCGGGTGGCACAGGGGCAGGCCGAGGCCCCGCTGGACGCCCTGCTGGCCCGGGGGCGGCCGGGCGGAGGCCTGCTCGGCCATCATGTTCTGCAGGTTGAGGAGGTGCAGGTTGGCGGCCTGGGGCTTGGGGCCCATCCCCTCGCTCTTGGGGAAGTACTGGAGCGTGCTGCTCGGCTTCTCGGAGGGGATGATGCGGGACAGGTCGAACTCGGGGATGCCCGTCGGGGTGGGCCGGATCACCTCCCCCAGCTCCGGGTCGTTGAGCACCGAGGCCACGCCGGGCAGCACGCCCGGGTAGGGCGGCTCCCCGAGGCGGCCcgccagccccttccccatcagGTGCTGCTGGGGGGGCAGGGGCCCCGGCGGCGGGCCCGGCAGGTCctcggggggcaggggcaggggcaggcccgGCGGGTAGTGCTGCTGCtggggcggcggcggaggcggcggcggctgcaGGCCCGGCCCCGCACCCGGGGGCATGGCCGGCGAGGGCAGGGCGCCGTGCGGGGGCGGCTGCTGCAGGCGCGGGGGGAATACCAGCGGGCCCGAGGGCATCATGGGCGAGGCGTTGGGCATGGGTCCGCAGGCCGGGTTCAGGGGGTCCTGGGCGCCGGGCGGCAGCATCATGGGGCCCGGGGGCGGCCCGCCGGGGCCCTGCGCGTTGGGGTGCAGAGGAATGTTGGCGCCCAGCGGGTTGGGCGACGGCAGCATGGCGGGCGGGGgctcgtgggacaggggctgctggCCGGGCAGAGCCATGCCCATCGGGCTCTGGGCGGCGGCTGAGGTCAGGTGCAGTTGGCTGGGCTGGCCGCCCCCGAGTCCTGCCGGGAGAGACGCCCGGGGGAGGGGTCACGCCCGTCGCCGTCCCGGtcccccccgtcccgtccccccccccggcgGGCGGCAGCGCCACCTGGCCCACCTGGCACGGATCCGGGCGGGAGCATGGGGCGGTCGGGCAGCAGCTCGTCGTCGGAGGTGGCGATGGTCTTGATGGCGTTGTGGTAGAGCGGGGTGGAGCTGGGCATGGCGTACTTGGACATCTGGGACATCATGAGAGACAGCGGGTTCTGCGAGGGGGCGGGGTCCGGGGAGGAGGCGAAGGGCAGGCTGGGGTTCAGGAGGCCGGCGGGAGGGTTGGGCGGGGGCCCCGCCGAGCCGCTCTGGGGGCCGCCGGGAGGGAGGGCGCCTGCGGGAGAGAGTGGGTGACCtcagcggggcggggagggaaggggccccAGGggaacccccccccgccccggccctcaCCCACCGCCCCGccaccccgtccccacccccagccccgcaccTGGCTCCAGGCCGCCCAGCGCGTTGGAGGCGTTCAGGCCGCCCGGCGGCGGCTTGCCCTGGGCGACCCCGGGGCTGGGCATGGCCGCCTTGGGCGAGGGCACCCAGCCGGGCGAGGGCACGGCCATGGCCGGCGACTTGAGCCGGCCGGGGGAGCCGGTGGGCGAGCGGACGCTGAGGGAGGAGCCGAGCACTTGGGGCGACTTGAGGGGGCCCGGAGGGTTGGCGGGCGGCAGGCCCACCATCTGCGAGGGCGTCTGGGGCGACTTGAGGTTGGCGGAGGGCGAGGTGACCAGGGGCGAGTGGACCTGGCTGACCGGGGGCGACTTGAGGTGCCCCAAGCCCGGCGAGTTCATCTGGTTAATACTGATGGAGAGGTCGGAGGGCCGGCGGCCCAGGCCCCGGGTCGGGTGCAGGGGGGCCGGCGGGTTGGGGGCcgcggggggcaggggcaggtggcTGAGGCGGGTGGTGCCCAGCCCGCCCACGGGCAGGGAGCCCTGCTCGGGCCCAAAGAGATCCGAGGGGTGGCCCAGGTCCTGGTAGGGGCCCGGCCCGGCGGGGAAGCCGGGCTGGGCCTGGCCGGAGAAGGGGGCGGCGGGGAGCAGCACCTTCTGGGcgggcccccccagccccccgccgcccccgccgccgcccccgccgccgcccccgccgccgttgggggcccggccccggcccagcTCCTCCGGGCCCAGCCCCACGTCCTGGGGCCCCCGCAGCTTCTGGGCCaggagcagctgctgctgctgctgtggcgtCATCTGCACGTTCAGGTTCATGTTCATGTTCATGTTCACGTTCATGTTCATGTTGAGGTTGCCGGGGCCCATGGCCGCCTCCACCTCCCGCAGGCCCGACTGGCCCAGGCTGGGACTCAGCAGGCCCCGCCCGGCCCCGAACTCCAGCCCCAGGGGGTTGGCGGCCAGCCCGTCCCCGCCGGCCATGGGCCCGGCGAACATGGCCGGCTCCAGCTGGCGGTGGGCCTGCATGACGCGCTCCATCTCCAGGCCCAGCGGCCGCTGGCCGGGCCCCGGCCGCTTCTCCAGCAGCTGGTGGCGCAGCAGCTCCTCCCGGGCCCGCGGGGTCAGGAAGCGCTCCGCCTCCCCCTGCCCGCCCGGGGGGTAGGCCACGGCCCCCTGGGGGAagcccccgggccccgccgccaTGGGGGGCAGCTCCTCGGTCCAGCCCAGGCCCGGCCGGGCCGGCCGCGCCACGGCGTTCACGGGCACCTCCAGGGGCACGCCCTGCATGCCGCCGAAGGCCGGCACTCGCTGCATCTGGCCACCCGGGAAGCGGGGCCCGGGGAAGGGGTGGCTGCCCCGCAGCTGGAGGGCGTCCGGCAGGTCCAGGGGCCCGCGCAGCTGgccgcccaggcccgggccccacTGGTCGCCCGGCTTGCTGTggtaggggggcggggggccccgcAGCATCAGCCCGCCGCCCAGGGCCTGGGGCAGCAGCATCTCCTGGCCGGCCCGCCCGTGCAGGCTCAGCTGCTCCTCTTTGCGCCGCTTCTCCTCGTAGTATTCCTCCTGCAGTTTGCGCCAGGCCACCTGCTCGGGCGTCAGGCTGTCCTGGCTCAGCCGCTGGATCATCATGTTCATCTGCTGCCCCACGTCCCCGGccgagggcggcggcggcggcggcggcgggtgggggtgggcgtgagggggatgggggtgcggggccgggggaggcccgTCCGCCTCCAGCCCGGGCCCCCCGCCCAGGCTCTGCGTCTGCGAGATCATGGACTGCAGCGGCTCCTCGTACTTCTTCAGGGCCGGTGGCGGCGGCCCGGGCGGCGGCTGAGGGGGCGGCTGCGGGGGCGGCGTCggctggggctgggccggggtccccccgtcccctcccgggGGGCCCTTGAGGAAGGGCTCGGCCTCGCCGCTGCGCAGCAGCAGTCGCTCGATGTCCCGCAGGGTCTGCAGGGACCGCTCCCGGTGCTCCAGCTGCTCCTTGGAGAGCCCCTCCGCGTTCAGGGGGCCCCGGGGCCCCAGGCCGGGGGGCCCGTTGCCCGCGGCGGCCCCCTCCGCCAGCAGCGCGGGGCCCGGCGGGCCGGGGGGCTCTCCCGGCGGGACGGCCGTGGGGGTGCTGGGGTGGGTGCCGCCGGCCGCGCCGGA
It contains:
- the CXCR5 gene encoding C-X-C chemokine receptor type 5 encodes the protein MAVGDGSLLKEAGSSIYREIASSIGAPLEGKKPSRYWGKRKLTSTLKREMFEGRSEKILKHRASTSVPPPRPLCQPKGWQSVERRNFLVQVPAGRKRYSLWKRRQEFQEKWMNLSLETSGFRSRTEESMLVPRGMPPTIYVPLGPEGHEFTQLITLGLPRTCQAPRQNPQILLGGGVIVQVPSNLMFSSREPRRLLLQKGKQPHSDQAPRAMSPATMDALNFSEDEFNNLDMSEFTNYMDGNNFSEVPPLLSGEFVCPQEVGGRDPLGPFKAAFVPAAYTLVFLLGTAGNTLVLVVLERHRRARSSTETFLLHLAVADLLLGLTLPFAVAEGAAGWIFGLALCKLVSSVHKVNFYCSSLLLACIAVDRYLAVVHTVHAYRRRQHRFSVHATCGAVWLLCLLCALPELLVVEVGPAGANGTLLCSFPAHLGLLGSDVRLASRFLYHVGGFFLPVAVMGWCYAAIVRSLCRAQRRPQRQKAIKVAIAVTAIFFLCWSPYHVVIFLDTLVKLEAVSRSCRLDRRLGAAITVCEFLGLAHCCLNPLVYAFVGVKFRSDLLRLLADLGCVGPKRLRRLLPSGHRASSSESDNATSLTTF
- the BCL9L gene encoding LOW QUALITY PROTEIN: B-cell CLL/lymphoma 9-like protein (The sequence of the model RefSeq protein was modified relative to this genomic sequence to represent the inferred CDS: inserted 1 base in 1 codon) codes for the protein MHPENKLTNHGKTGNSGGQSQHQNVSQGPTCNLGSKGVGAGSHGGKASQISPGNSSLKNPPNAVAAFASLKGKGKRERSVSVDPGEQREAGTPSLDPEVKGEVAPRSKRRCVLERKQPYSGDEWCSGPDSEDDDKPVGAAHNCNVADPAMAAAQLGPGAAPPPPLNESGTPGAPHGAPPSLRPEAPAAGGGPGKPPAQFVYVFTTHLANTAAEAVLQGRADSILTYHQQNVPRAKLDQAPKVPPAPESLPLGPPSAGAPQAQPPAPPGGPPPALPAPGPPXPRKDPPEDARRDLTPNPSGAAGGTHPSTPTAVPPGEPPGPPGPALLAEGAAAGNGPPGLGPRGPLNAEGLSKEQLEHRERSLQTLRDIERLLLRSGEAEPFLKGPPGGDGGTPAQPQPTPPPQPPPQPPPGPPPPALKKYEEPLQSMISQTQSLGGGPGLEADGPPPAPHPHPPHAHPHPPPPPPPPSAGDVGQQMNMMIQRLSQDSLTPEQVAWRKLQEEYYEEKRRKEEQLSLHGRAGQEMLLPQALGGGLMLRGPPPPYHSKPGDQWGPGLGGQLRGPLDLPDALQLRGSHPFPGPRFPGGQMQRVPAFGGMQGVPLEVPVNAVARPARPGLGWTEELPPMAAGPGGFPQGAVAYPPGGQGEAERFLTPRAREELLRHQLLEKRPGPGQRPLGLEMERVMQAHRQLEPAMFAGPMAGGDGLAANPLGLEFGAGRGLLSPSLGQSGLREVEAAMGPGNLNMNMNVNMNMNMNLNVQMTPQQQQQLLLAQKLRGPQDVGLGPEELGRGRAPNGGGGGGGGGGGGGGGLGGPAQKVLLPAAPFSGQAQPGFPAGPGPYQDLGHPSDLFGPEQGSLPVGGLGTTRLSHLPLPPAAPNPPAPLHPTRGLGRRPSDLSISINQMNSPGLGHLKSPPVSQVHSPLVTSPSANLKSPQTPSQMVGLPPANPPGPLKSPQVLGSSLSVRSPTGSPGRLKSPAMAVPSPGWVPSPKAAMPSPGVAQGKPPPGGLNASNALGGLEPGALPPGGPQSGSAGPPPNPPAGLLNPSLPFASSPDPAPSQNPLSLMMSQMSKYAMPSSTPLYHNAIKTIATSDDELLPDRPMLPPGSVPGLGGGQPSQLHLTSAAAQSPMGMALPGQQPLSHEPPPAMLPSPNPLGANIPLHPNAQGPGGPPPGPMMLPPGAQDPLNPACGPMPNASPMMPSGPLVFPPRLQQPPPHGALPSPAMPPGAGPGLQPPPPPPPPQQQHYPPGLPLPLPPEDLPGPPPGPLPPQQHLMGKGLAGRLGEPPYPGVLPGVASVLNDPELGEVIRPTPTGIPEFDLSRIIPSEKPSSTLQYFPKSEGMGPKPQAANLHLLNLQNMMAEQASARPPPGQQGVQRGLGLPLCHPGQMPMLGRTGGPPQQALLHQGVLSPPQGLMAQQNFMLMKQRGVGGGEVYPQPGPMLSPQGPLLGPPPQQNLMVSHPLRQRSVSLDGQMGYLPGPGNMANLPF